In Shewanella sp. VB17, a single genomic region encodes these proteins:
- a CDS encoding peptidoglycan DD-metalloendopeptidase family protein, with product MSWYVQFLCIICFVITGCSFQSERPAPVSSVTTPVKTAYIKGALKSDFYYVKQGDTLYSIAWASDNDFINLANKNKLKKPYTIFPGQRLNLNLELNEANATVAKVKPNNSRNSAVYKGEPIVEQKVNSNIATKKTQIISEKKSLDQQPNHAYSVTTSQQDVNGLIHRPKEELPTIVTRWQWPVKGKLIGTFSAKEQGNKGIKIAGNRGDIIKAAADGRVVYAGSALRGYGNLVIVKHSDDYLSAYAHADSILVKEKQFVTIGQTLAKMGDTGTDRIMLHFEIRHHGKSVNPMKYLPKQ from the coding sequence ATGAGCTGGTACGTTCAATTTTTGTGTATTATTTGTTTTGTTATCACTGGTTGTAGTTTTCAGTCCGAACGACCTGCTCCCGTGTCCAGCGTGACTACGCCTGTTAAGACTGCTTATATTAAAGGAGCATTAAAATCTGATTTTTATTACGTAAAGCAAGGTGATACACTTTATTCAATTGCGTGGGCATCTGATAATGATTTTATCAATTTAGCTAACAAAAACAAGCTGAAGAAGCCATATACAATCTTTCCTGGTCAAAGGCTAAACCTTAATTTGGAATTAAATGAAGCTAATGCCACAGTGGCTAAGGTTAAACCAAATAATAGTCGTAATAGCGCAGTGTATAAGGGAGAACCTATTGTGGAACAAAAGGTTAATTCAAATATTGCGACAAAAAAGACTCAAATAATCTCAGAAAAAAAATCTCTTGATCAACAGCCAAATCATGCGTACTCTGTAACAACTAGTCAACAAGATGTTAACGGTCTTATCCACAGGCCTAAAGAAGAATTACCTACAATTGTTACTCGTTGGCAATGGCCAGTGAAAGGTAAGTTGATTGGTACTTTTTCTGCCAAAGAGCAGGGAAATAAAGGAATTAAGATTGCGGGAAACCGAGGTGACATAATTAAAGCTGCCGCAGATGGACGAGTCGTCTACGCAGGTAGTGCACTTCGAGGGTATGGTAACTTAGTGATAGTCAAACATAGTGATGACTACCTCAGTGCTTATGCTCATGCAGATAGTATCTTAGTTAAAGAAAAACAGTTTGTTACCATTGGACAAACATTAGCGAAAATGGGCGATACAGGTACGGATAGGATCATGTTACATTTTGAGATCCGACATCATGGTAAATCTGTTAACCCTATGAAATATTTACCTAAGCAATAA
- a CDS encoding protein-L-isoaspartate(D-aspartate) O-methyltransferase → MNWVATTAALNLAKNLRDLGLKDETVLQAVANTPRELFLDAALEHKAYENTALPIGMGQTISQPYIVARMTELLLEHCPAKVLEIGTGSGYQSAILAQLVPELCTVERIKGLQIQARQRLKRLDLHNVSFKYGDGWKGWLNKGPFDAIIVTAAASTVPEALLTQLADNGVLIIPVGEASQQLLKVVRQGEKFSSKVVEIVRFVPLVNGELA, encoded by the coding sequence ATGAATTGGGTCGCGACAACGGCAGCACTGAATTTAGCAAAAAACTTGCGTGATTTAGGGCTCAAGGATGAAACCGTTTTACAGGCTGTTGCTAATACTCCTCGGGAGCTATTTCTTGATGCCGCACTTGAACATAAGGCCTATGAAAACACAGCCCTGCCGATCGGAATGGGGCAAACGATTTCTCAACCTTATATCGTCGCCAGAATGACGGAATTATTGTTGGAACATTGCCCTGCTAAGGTGCTCGAAATTGGTACTGGTTCGGGTTATCAATCGGCTATTTTAGCGCAACTGGTTCCAGAGTTATGCACTGTTGAGCGGATTAAAGGGTTACAGATCCAAGCAAGACAAAGGTTGAAACGTTTAGATTTACATAATGTCTCTTTTAAATACGGGGATGGATGGAAAGGTTGGCTTAATAAGGGACCTTTTGATGCCATTATCGTGACAGCCGCAGCCAGTACCGTCCCCGAGGCTTTACTTACTCAACTTGCTGATAATGGTGTGTTGATTATTCCTGTTGGAGAGGCTTCACAACAGCTTTTAAAAGTTGTGCGTCAAGGTGAAAAGTTCAGTTCAAAAGTGGTAGAAATTGTGCGTTTTGTACCTTTAGTCAATGGTGAGCTTGCATAG
- the surE gene encoding 5'/3'-nucleotidase SurE — translation MIKILISNDDGVTAPGIVALTNALAVFYEVMTVGPDRNCSGASNSLTLTNPLRINTLDNGYVSVSGTPTDCVHLAIRELYTDEPNMVVSGINAGANLGDDTLYSGTVAAAMEGRFLGLPAIAVSLVGPTLKHYDSAAYFTCKIIKGLLKSPIDQDQILNINVPDLPIEQIKGIKVTRLGARHKAAGMVKTLDPSGRDIFWLGPPGEEQDASEGTDFHAVNNGFVSVTPLTVDLTAFNQITSMEQWIDRI, via the coding sequence ATGATAAAAATTCTGATAAGTAATGATGATGGTGTCACAGCACCTGGGATTGTGGCGTTAACCAATGCTTTGGCAGTTTTCTATGAAGTGATGACTGTAGGACCTGATCGCAATTGTTCTGGTGCAAGTAATTCTTTAACGTTAACTAACCCTTTACGCATTAATACATTAGATAATGGTTATGTGTCGGTAAGTGGGACACCTACCGATTGCGTTCATTTGGCTATCAGGGAGTTATATACTGATGAGCCTAATATGGTGGTTTCAGGGATTAATGCAGGGGCTAATTTGGGTGATGATACTCTGTATTCAGGTACTGTGGCTGCAGCGATGGAAGGGCGTTTTCTTGGATTGCCAGCCATAGCTGTTTCTTTAGTGGGCCCTACACTTAAGCATTATGATAGTGCAGCTTATTTTACCTGTAAAATAATTAAAGGCTTGTTAAAAAGCCCCATAGACCAAGATCAAATTCTGAATATTAATGTGCCAGATCTGCCCATCGAACAGATTAAAGGAATTAAAGTGACGCGATTGGGTGCTAGGCATAAGGCTGCTGGCATGGTTAAAACTTTGGATCCGTCTGGGCGTGATATATTTTGGCTAGGCCCACCAGGTGAAGAACAAGACGCTAGCGAAGGGACAGATTTTCACGCGGTGAATAATGGGTTTGTTTCAGTGACGCCACTAACGGTTGATCTCACTGCATTTAATCAAATTACATCAATGGAACAGTGGATAGATAGAATATGA
- the truD gene encoding tRNA pseudouridine(13) synthase TruD, giving the protein MIELHFLHGKPISKADLRTYNSDFQVQEILPFTPTGEGEHHLLHIRKEGLNTNDVATLLSGFAHVHPKEVTYAGQKDKNAITEQWFGVRIPGKETPDWATLNSQQLTILSSSRHNKKLRIGALAGNRFTLTLRNVDHMDEVIKRLELVNKTGVPNYFGEQRFGHDGKNLIFGRQMLAGRKVKDRKKRSMYLSAVRSYLFNISVSARLVEHRLDKLVGDCVMLAGSKSYFTAEQWDDAMVKRLDEKDIQLSAPMWGRGASLPQGEAADFETKVLADFEAERDGLEHAGLTQERRTLLSEPQHLSYEKQSDDVIVIKFALPAGCYATSVLREIFDYEDVNDREFHARQQIRKDLSGL; this is encoded by the coding sequence ATGATTGAACTTCATTTTTTACACGGTAAACCCATTTCTAAAGCGGATCTACGCACTTATAATAGCGACTTTCAAGTTCAGGAAATTTTGCCTTTTACACCTACTGGTGAAGGAGAGCATCATTTACTTCATATTCGTAAAGAGGGTCTGAACACTAATGATGTTGCTACCCTCTTATCTGGGTTTGCTCATGTCCATCCTAAAGAGGTGACATATGCTGGTCAAAAAGATAAAAACGCTATTACTGAACAGTGGTTTGGCGTGCGGATACCAGGAAAAGAGACTCCAGATTGGGCAACTCTGAATAGTCAACAGTTAACCATTTTATCCAGTAGCCGCCATAATAAAAAATTGCGCATCGGTGCTTTAGCAGGTAACCGTTTTACTTTAACATTGCGTAATGTTGATCATATGGATGAGGTTATTAAACGTCTCGAACTGGTAAATAAAACCGGTGTACCTAACTATTTTGGTGAACAAAGGTTCGGTCATGATGGTAAAAATCTCATATTTGGTCGTCAAATGCTAGCAGGGCGAAAAGTGAAGGATAGAAAGAAACGCAGTATGTATTTGTCTGCAGTTCGTTCTTATTTGTTTAATATTTCAGTATCTGCAAGGTTAGTTGAACATCGTTTAGATAAGTTGGTTGGCGATTGTGTGATGTTAGCTGGCAGTAAAAGCTATTTTACTGCTGAGCAGTGGGATGATGCGATGGTGAAACGTCTTGATGAAAAAGACATTCAACTTTCAGCACCTATGTGGGGCAGGGGAGCTTCTTTACCACAAGGTGAAGCTGCAGATTTTGAAACCAAGGTGTTAGCAGATTTTGAAGCTGAACGTGATGGTTTAGAGCATGCGGGGTTAACGCAAGAACGTCGTACACTGCTATCTGAGCCACAACATTTAAGTTATGAGAAACAAAGTGATGATGTGATAGTTATTAAGTTTGCGTTACCAGCGGGCTGCTATGCGACATCTGTACTGAGAGAAATTTTTGATTATGAAGATGTTAACGATCGTGAGTTTCATGCTCGTCAACAAATAAGAAAAGATTTGAGTGGATTGTAA
- the ispF gene encoding 2-C-methyl-D-erythritol 2,4-cyclodiphosphate synthase has product MNIRIGHGFDVHKFGGDLPLLLGGVNVPYETGLIAHSDGDVVLHAISDAVLGAVGLGDIGKHFPDTDTNFKGADSRHLLRHCYQLAKDKGFYIGNLDVTIIAQAPKMSPHIEAIRQVLCQDFETALDNINVKATTTEKLGFTGRKEGIAVEAVILVQKI; this is encoded by the coding sequence ATGAATATACGTATTGGTCATGGGTTTGATGTGCATAAGTTTGGTGGTGACTTACCCTTATTATTAGGTGGGGTTAATGTGCCTTATGAAACAGGTTTAATCGCGCATTCTGATGGTGATGTTGTATTACATGCCATTAGTGATGCTGTTCTTGGGGCCGTAGGACTGGGTGATATAGGTAAACACTTTCCAGATACTGATACTAATTTTAAGGGCGCCGATAGCCGTCATTTATTACGTCATTGCTATCAACTTGCTAAAGATAAAGGCTTTTATATTGGCAACCTAGATGTGACTATTATTGCTCAAGCACCAAAAATGTCACCTCATATTGAGGCGATAAGACAAGTATTATGTCAAGATTTTGAGACTGCACTTGATAATATCAATGTGAAAGCGACAACAACTGAAAAATTGGGTTTTACTGGGCGTAAAGAGGGGATCGCCGTAGAAGCGGTGATTTTAGTGCAGAAAATATAA
- the ispD gene encoding 2-C-methyl-D-erythritol 4-phosphate cytidylyltransferase translates to MNDHQDKIVAIVPAAGIGSRMGAEIPKQYLQINGTTILSLTLLILLEHPKINKVVVALHPDDNLFHTLAQASHPKLQTVIGGNERADSVLACLHDIEDDTWALVHDAARPCLTHEDIDRLIGSREQFPQGAILAAPVRDTMKRGKCDGTIAKTVCREQLWHALTPQFFLGSELKNNLSLALSENVTITDEASAMEWSGISPGLISGNVENIKITHPDDLRLAKLFLAN, encoded by the coding sequence ATGAATGATCATCAAGACAAGATTGTTGCTATTGTACCCGCAGCAGGGATTGGTAGTCGTATGGGGGCTGAGATCCCTAAGCAATACCTTCAGATTAATGGCACTACCATTTTAAGCTTAACATTACTCATACTCTTGGAGCACCCTAAGATCAATAAGGTGGTGGTGGCACTGCACCCAGATGACAATCTATTTCATACGTTAGCTCAGGCATCTCACCCTAAACTACAAACCGTGATCGGTGGAAATGAACGTGCCGATTCTGTTTTAGCTTGTTTACATGACATTGAAGATGATACTTGGGCTTTAGTACATGATGCAGCGCGTCCCTGTTTGACTCATGAGGATATTGATAGGCTTATTGGATCGAGAGAACAATTTCCTCAAGGCGCTATATTAGCAGCGCCAGTTAGGGATACAATGAAACGGGGTAAGTGTGATGGAACCATAGCTAAAACGGTTTGCCGCGAGCAGCTTTGGCATGCATTGACCCCGCAATTTTTTTTAGGCTCTGAGCTGAAAAATAACTTAAGTTTAGCCCTATCCGAGAATGTCACTATTACCGATGAAGCTTCTGCAATGGAGTGGTCAGGGATTTCACCTGGGTTAATTTCGGGAAATGTAGAAAATATTAAGATCACGCATCCTGATGATCTTCGACTAGCAAAATTATTTTTAGCTAATTAA
- the ftsB gene encoding cell division protein FtsB, which yields MKRLLFALASLLGLLQHQLWVGANSLPESFQLKEQISLQQASNAKLIARNQVLREEIIDLSSGTEALEERARNELGMVKEGETFFRVVGDKRASEVSSH from the coding sequence ATGAAACGTCTCCTATTTGCATTGGCATCACTGCTAGGTTTGTTGCAGCACCAACTTTGGGTCGGAGCAAACAGCCTACCTGAATCGTTTCAACTGAAAGAACAGATATCTCTCCAGCAAGCGAGTAACGCTAAGTTGATTGCTAGAAATCAAGTACTCAGAGAGGAAATTATTGATTTAAGTAGTGGCACTGAAGCGTTAGAAGAGCGAGCGAGGAATGAGCTTGGCATGGTAAAGGAAGGGGAAACATTTTTTCGTGTTGTCGGTGATAAACGAGCAAGTGAAGTGTCGAGTCATTAA
- the eno gene encoding phosphopyruvate hydratase, with translation MAKIINVIGREIMDSRGNPTVEAEVHLEGGLYGMAAAPSGASTGSREALELRDGDKARYMGKGVLTAVANINGPIRDVLMDKDATSQADIDQLMIDLDGTENKDKLGANAILAVSLATAKAAAAFKGIPLYAHIAELNGTPGQYSMPVPMMNILNGGEHADNNVDIQEFMVQPVSAKTFREALRVGAEIFHSLKKVLQDKGLSTSVGDEGGFAPNLASNADALAMIKVAVEKAGYKLGEDVTLALDCAASEFYKDGQYNLTGEGKVFSANGFSDFLKSLTEEYPIASIEDGLDESDWEGWAYQTKIMGDNIQLVGDDLFVTNTKILQRGIDNNIANSILIKFNQIGSLTETLAAISMAKKAGYTVVISHRSGETEDSTIADLAVATSAGQIKTGSLCRSDRVAKYNQLLRIEEQLGDKAPYNGRREIKGQL, from the coding sequence ATGGCTAAAATTATTAACGTCATTGGTCGCGAGATCATGGATTCACGTGGTAATCCAACAGTAGAAGCTGAAGTTCATTTAGAAGGTGGACTTTACGGTATGGCGGCTGCACCATCAGGTGCATCTACTGGTAGTCGTGAAGCATTAGAGCTGCGCGATGGCGATAAAGCTCGTTATATGGGCAAAGGTGTATTGACAGCGGTTGCTAATATCAATGGGCCGATCCGTGATGTGCTGATGGACAAAGATGCGACATCTCAAGCTGACATTGATCAATTGATGATTGACTTAGATGGAACAGAGAATAAAGATAAGCTAGGTGCTAACGCGATTCTGGCTGTCTCTCTTGCTACCGCTAAGGCTGCTGCTGCATTTAAAGGCATACCTTTATATGCGCATATCGCTGAGTTAAATGGTACTCCAGGCCAATATTCTATGCCCGTGCCTATGATGAATATTTTAAATGGTGGTGAGCATGCCGATAATAATGTAGATATTCAAGAGTTTATGGTTCAACCCGTTAGTGCTAAGACGTTTCGTGAAGCATTACGTGTTGGTGCTGAGATTTTTCATAGCCTGAAGAAAGTATTACAAGACAAAGGGTTGAGCACATCTGTAGGCGATGAAGGTGGTTTTGCACCTAATTTAGCCTCTAACGCAGACGCGCTTGCAATGATTAAGGTTGCTGTTGAGAAAGCGGGCTATAAGCTAGGTGAAGATGTGACATTAGCACTTGATTGTGCTGCTTCTGAGTTTTATAAAGATGGCCAATATAATTTAACGGGTGAAGGTAAAGTTTTTTCTGCAAATGGTTTTTCTGATTTCCTTAAATCATTGACTGAAGAGTATCCAATTGCTTCAATCGAAGATGGTCTGGATGAATCAGATTGGGAAGGGTGGGCATATCAGACGAAAATTATGGGTGATAACATCCAGTTAGTCGGTGATGATCTATTTGTTACCAATACTAAAATTTTACAGCGTGGTATTGACAATAACATTGCTAATTCAATCTTGATTAAGTTTAATCAAATTGGTTCTTTAACTGAGACGCTAGCTGCTATTAGCATGGCAAAAAAAGCAGGGTATACCGTGGTTATTTCACATCGTAGTGGTGAAACGGAAGATTCAACCATTGCCGATCTAGCAGTGGCTACCTCTGCAGGACAAATTAAAACGGGTTCATTATGCCGTTCTGATCGTGTAGCCAAGTATAATCAATTGCTTCGTATTGAAGAGCAATTGGGTGACAAAGCCCCTTATAATGGCCGTCGTGAAATTAAAGGCCAATTATAA
- a CDS encoding CTP synthase — protein MTTRYIFVTGGVVSSLGKGIAAASLAAILEARGLNVTIMKLDPYINLDPGTMSPTQHGEVFVTEDGAETDLDLGHYERFIRTKMNRRNNFTTGRIYSEVLRKERRGDYLGATIQVIPHITNAIKEKVLAGGEGHDVAIVEIGGTVGDIESLPFLESIRQLGVELGRQRTLFMHLTLVPFLGAAGEVKTKPTQHSVKELRSIGIAPDVLVCRGDRPIPSNEKAKISLFCNVEERAVISLKDVDSIYKIPALLKAQALDELVVKRFGIDCPEADLHEWEQVIYQEANPIGDVTIGMVGKYIELPDAYKSVNEALKHAGLFNRVSVNIKYIDSQTVEAKGDEVLQGLDGILVPGGFGERGVEGKIVAAKYARENNLPYFGICLGMQVALIEFARHVAGLEDAHSTEFNKETPHPVVGLITEWINEDGDVEERHEKSDLGGTMRLGAQLCHLKEGTKASAAYEANTCVERHRHRYEVNNHYRARLEEAGLVFSGLSSDRQLVEMIELPDHPWFVAGQFHPEFTSTPRDGQPLFVGFIAAAAAYQKRDLG, from the coding sequence ATGACTACAAGGTATATCTTCGTTACTGGTGGCGTGGTTTCATCACTAGGTAAAGGCATTGCAGCAGCATCTCTGGCTGCAATTTTAGAGGCCCGTGGCCTAAATGTAACCATTATGAAACTGGATCCTTATATTAATTTGGATCCAGGGACGATGAGCCCGACACAGCACGGTGAAGTCTTTGTAACAGAAGACGGTGCTGAAACGGATCTTGACTTAGGTCACTACGAACGTTTTATTCGTACCAAGATGAACCGTCGTAATAACTTTACTACGGGTCGTATTTACTCAGAAGTGCTTCGTAAAGAGCGTCGCGGTGATTACTTAGGTGCCACCATTCAGGTTATCCCACATATTACTAATGCCATCAAAGAGAAGGTATTAGCAGGTGGTGAAGGCCATGATGTTGCCATTGTTGAGATTGGTGGAACGGTTGGTGACATTGAGTCTTTACCATTTTTGGAATCTATTCGTCAGTTAGGTGTAGAATTAGGTCGTCAACGCACCTTGTTTATGCACTTAACTTTAGTGCCATTCCTTGGTGCAGCAGGCGAAGTGAAAACAAAACCGACACAACATTCAGTGAAAGAGCTTCGATCCATCGGTATTGCACCTGATGTTCTGGTATGTCGTGGTGATAGGCCTATTCCATCCAATGAAAAAGCGAAAATTTCACTTTTTTGTAATGTGGAGGAGCGCGCTGTTATCTCGCTTAAAGACGTTGACAGTATTTATAAAATTCCTGCTCTACTGAAGGCGCAAGCTTTAGATGAATTAGTGGTTAAACGTTTTGGTATCGATTGTCCTGAAGCCGACTTACATGAGTGGGAACAGGTTATTTATCAAGAAGCCAACCCTATCGGCGATGTGACTATCGGTATGGTAGGTAAATATATTGAGTTACCTGATGCCTATAAATCTGTTAACGAAGCACTTAAACACGCAGGATTGTTTAATCGTGTTTCGGTTAACATAAAGTATATTGATTCCCAAACCGTTGAAGCGAAAGGCGATGAAGTGCTTCAAGGATTAGATGGTATCTTAGTGCCAGGTGGTTTTGGTGAGCGTGGTGTAGAAGGTAAAATCGTTGCTGCTAAGTATGCACGTGAAAATAACCTCCCTTATTTTGGTATTTGTTTAGGCATGCAAGTTGCTCTGATTGAGTTCGCTCGTCATGTTGCAGGTTTAGAAGACGCACATTCAACAGAGTTTAATAAGGAAACACCGCATCCTGTTGTGGGCCTCATCACAGAATGGATTAATGAAGATGGTGATGTTGAAGAGCGTCACGAAAAATCCGATCTCGGTGGAACGATGCGCCTAGGTGCTCAGCTTTGTCACCTAAAAGAAGGCACCAAAGCCAGTGCGGCATATGAAGCGAATACTTGTGTTGAACGTCATCGTCATCGTTATGAAGTGAACAATCACTATAGAGCTCGTCTTGAGGAAGCAGGTCTTGTATTTAGTGGACTGTCTTCAGATCGTCAACTTGTTGAGATGATTGAATTGCCAGACCATCCTTGGTTTGTAGCAGGTCAATTTCACCCTGAATTTACATCAACGCCACGTGATGGACAACCATTGTTTGTTGGGTTTATTGCCGCTGCAGCAGCATATCAAAAACGTGATTTAGGATAA
- the mazG gene encoding nucleoside triphosphate pyrophosphohydrolase gives MHNNDIQPLIDIMTKLRDPQTGCSWDKAQSFDTIVPFTLEEAYEVADTIERAAIDELPDELGDLLFQVVFYCQLGREKGMFDFGDVVDRICHKLTARHPHVFGSLKEMSAEQVKENWEKIKTKERADKNQHSVLDNIPLGLPALSRAVKIQQRVARVGFDWAELGPVIDKIHEEISEVIHEVEQQEVSEEKVQDEVGDLFFAVVNLARHLGVEPEQALRRANSKFERRFRGVELFANQSDKSMDEHTLDELEQYWNEVKSHE, from the coding sequence ATGCACAATAACGATATTCAACCTCTGATAGACATTATGACTAAGCTCAGAGATCCTCAAACAGGTTGTTCTTGGGACAAGGCTCAGAGTTTCGACACTATTGTTCCATTTACCTTAGAAGAAGCCTATGAAGTGGCAGATACCATAGAGAGAGCCGCCATCGATGAATTACCCGATGAACTGGGCGACCTTCTGTTTCAAGTGGTTTTTTATTGTCAGCTGGGTAGAGAGAAAGGGATGTTTGATTTTGGTGATGTGGTAGATAGAATTTGTCATAAATTGACAGCCCGTCATCCTCATGTTTTTGGGTCGTTAAAAGAGATGAGCGCCGAGCAGGTTAAAGAGAATTGGGAGAAGATAAAAACGAAAGAGCGTGCTGATAAAAATCAACATTCTGTATTGGATAATATTCCATTGGGTTTACCTGCATTGTCTCGTGCTGTAAAAATTCAACAACGGGTTGCTCGAGTGGGCTTTGATTGGGCTGAGCTTGGGCCAGTCATTGATAAAATCCATGAAGAAATAAGTGAAGTTATCCATGAGGTTGAGCAGCAAGAGGTGAGTGAAGAAAAAGTACAAGATGAGGTGGGTGATCTGTTTTTTGCAGTTGTCAATCTTGCTCGGCATTTAGGGGTTGAACCCGAGCAAGCATTACGGCGTGCTAACAGCAAGTTTGAACGGCGTTTTAGAGGGGTAGAATTATTTGCAAATCAATCAGATAAGTCAATGGATGAACATACTTTAGATGAACTAGAACAATACTGGAATGAAGTAAAATCACATGAGTAA